In Propionicimonas paludicola, a single window of DNA contains:
- the mnmA gene encoding tRNA 2-thiouridine(34) synthase MnmA — protein MRILAALSGGVDSSVAAARLVEAGHEVVGVHLALARNAELYRSGSRGCCSLEDSNDARRVADLLGIPFYVWDLSERFAQDVVADFLAEYSAGRTPNPCLRCNEKIKFAAVLERGLALGFDAVATGHYARRELRNGQLRLLRSVDASKDQSYVLGVLTEDQLARSLFPLGDAISKAEVRAEAAARGLLVAQKPDSHDICFIPTGDTAGFLREQLGSHPGDIVDERGEVVGAHAGTQQFTVGQRHGLHLSVPAADGRPRYVTGVDPQRRVVTVGPHSLLKVRTIEAIRPSWAGPAALGTRTGLVQVRAHGEPMPATIVAEAERILIELDEPAFGIAPGQAAVHYDGEVVIGSATIAATRP, from the coding sequence ATGCGGATTCTGGCGGCACTTTCGGGAGGCGTGGACTCCTCGGTGGCTGCGGCGCGGCTGGTCGAGGCCGGCCACGAGGTGGTCGGCGTGCACCTGGCGCTGGCCCGCAACGCCGAGCTGTACCGCAGTGGCTCGCGGGGCTGCTGTTCTCTGGAGGACTCCAACGACGCTCGCCGGGTGGCCGACCTGCTCGGCATCCCGTTCTACGTCTGGGATCTGTCTGAGCGGTTCGCGCAGGATGTGGTGGCCGACTTCCTGGCCGAGTACTCCGCCGGACGGACCCCGAACCCGTGCCTGCGCTGCAACGAGAAGATCAAGTTCGCCGCCGTCCTTGAGCGCGGTCTGGCGCTCGGCTTCGATGCCGTGGCCACTGGCCACTACGCCCGCCGGGAACTCCGGAACGGCCAGCTGCGGCTGCTGCGCTCGGTCGACGCCTCCAAGGACCAGTCCTATGTGCTGGGCGTGCTGACCGAGGACCAGTTGGCCCGCTCGCTGTTCCCGCTGGGCGACGCCATCTCGAAGGCCGAAGTGCGGGCCGAAGCCGCCGCCCGCGGCCTGCTGGTGGCCCAGAAGCCGGACAGCCACGACATCTGCTTCATCCCGACCGGAGACACCGCCGGCTTCCTGCGCGAGCAGCTGGGCTCCCATCCCGGCGACATCGTGGACGAGCGGGGCGAGGTGGTCGGAGCACACGCCGGCACTCAGCAGTTCACGGTCGGCCAGCGACATGGCCTGCACCTGTCGGTGCCGGCCGCCGACGGCCGTCCCCGCTATGTCACCGGCGTCGATCCACAGCGGCGGGTGGTCACGGTCGGACCGCACTCGCTGCTCAAGGTGCGCACCATCGAGGCCATCCGGCCCAGTTGGGCCGGGCCGGCCGCCCTGGGGACGCGCACCGGGCTGGTCCAGGTTCGGGCCCACGGCGAGCCGATGCCGGCCACCATCGTGGCCGAGGCCGAACGGATCCTGATCGAGCTGGACGAGCCCGCCTTCGGGATCGCCCCTGGTCAGGCCGCCGTCCACTACGACGGCGAGGTCGTCATCGGCAGCGCCACCATCGCCGCGACGAGGCCGTGA
- a CDS encoding cysteine desulfurase family protein, which yields MDERSYLDHAAGSPILPEVLDAMLPVLSLAGNPNSTHAAGRRARRLLEESREAIAERVGALPAELIFTAGGTESNNLAILGAVGDPARPRLAISTVEHASVAAVVERSAEVDRLPVDASGHLDVAAAEQLITSATALVSVIWVNNETGAIQPISAVAELAHRHGALFHADAVAALGHVEIGLAGSGADLISLSAHKVGGPVGIGALVVRRGVRLRPVGFGGGQEARLRSGTVPVALAVGFAAAVRLAVDHLEAEVERLRGLRDQLIAELARLPQVRINTVEPAGPAIVNATFSGTRADDLLLLLDGAGVEASTGSACSAGVHQPSEVLLAMGRSQDDASASLRFSFGPSTTSTDIERVVAVLPTALARARRALG from the coding sequence GTGGACGAGCGTAGCTACCTCGACCATGCGGCCGGCTCGCCGATCCTGCCCGAAGTGCTGGACGCCATGCTCCCGGTGCTCTCCCTGGCCGGCAATCCGAACTCCACCCACGCCGCCGGTCGGCGGGCCCGACGGCTGCTCGAGGAGTCCCGGGAGGCGATCGCCGAGCGAGTCGGCGCACTGCCCGCTGAACTGATCTTCACCGCCGGCGGGACCGAGTCCAACAACCTGGCCATCCTGGGAGCCGTGGGCGACCCGGCGCGGCCGCGGTTGGCGATCTCGACGGTCGAGCACGCCTCGGTGGCCGCGGTCGTCGAGCGCAGCGCCGAGGTTGATCGGTTGCCGGTCGATGCCTCGGGTCATCTGGACGTGGCGGCCGCCGAACAGCTGATCACTTCGGCGACGGCCCTGGTCAGCGTGATCTGGGTGAACAACGAGACCGGTGCCATCCAGCCGATCTCGGCTGTCGCCGAGCTGGCACATCGGCACGGCGCGCTGTTTCACGCCGACGCCGTGGCCGCGCTCGGCCATGTCGAGATCGGGCTGGCCGGCAGCGGCGCCGACCTGATCTCGCTGTCGGCGCACAAGGTGGGCGGCCCGGTCGGCATCGGAGCCTTGGTGGTCCGCCGCGGAGTGCGGCTGCGTCCGGTCGGCTTCGGGGGTGGGCAGGAGGCGCGACTGCGCTCGGGCACCGTCCCGGTGGCGCTGGCGGTCGGCTTCGCAGCCGCAGTGCGGCTCGCTGTCGACCACCTCGAGGCTGAGGTCGAGCGGCTGCGCGGGCTGAGGGACCAGCTGATCGCCGAGCTGGCCAGGCTGCCCCAGGTGCGGATCAACACCGTCGAGCCGGCCGGTCCGGCCATCGTGAATGCCACCTTCTCCGGCACCCGGGCCGACGACCTGCTGCTCCTCCTGGATGGGGCCGGGGTCGAGGCGTCCACCGGATCGGCATGTTCGGCCGGGGTGCACCAGCCCAGCGAGGTGCTGTTGGCCATGGGACGCAGCCAGGACGACGCCTCGGCCAGCCTGCGGTTCTCCTTCGGCCCGAGTACCACCTCGACCGACATCGAGCGCGTGGTCGCGGTGCTGCCGACCGCCCTGGCCAGGGCTCGGCGGGCTCTGGGCTGA
- the glgX gene encoding glycogen debranching protein GlgX, whose amino-acid sequence MDNPASEPPVTAVLGAHVDDAGTSFSLWAPRANRVELVLVDDQLDQQNYDLEQYPDGVWRRHLPDVGGGQRYGYRVHGEWAPELGQRFNPAKLLLDPYAKAITGGVDYSGPITDHTAESNFQPDPTDSFGSVPLSVVVADSPAPAPLAQPRPLEELVVYEVHLRGFTKQHPEVPEHLRGSYAGLAYSSVVEYLVGLGVNAVELLPVHHFVSEPFVIGRGLVNYWGYNSLGFFAPHGHYSSAGTTGEQVAEFKAMVSALHEAGIAVILDVVYNHTGEGGHEGPTLCLRGIDHGEYYRLTEDRRNDYDVTGCGNAVDTSKPAVLRMVLDSLRYWATEMGVDGFRFDLATTLIRDGAHHVDQNHEFKQAIAADPVLSGKVMIAEPWDLGPYGYQVGRWGADWTEWNDRFRGFTRDFWRGAVGGVQELATRLSGSSDIFDHDGRPVTASLNFVTAHDGFTMRDLVTYDLKHNEANAERNRDGADDNRSWNHGYEGETDDPGIIAARQRAARNLMATLLLSAGVPMITAGDELGRTQGGNNNAYCQDSPISWLNWNTRQEWPDQEEFTRRLLKLRAEHPLLRPGSWRRHGKVVDAAGRSLGRSPIAWFNETGWEMTNDHWHDQGRRTLGMYLSNADEGLLIWFHAGADPIETDLPGAPWALEYQVLTHSGTDGELPEEPIAPGSTLTLPGATVAVLAVKVRTGSR is encoded by the coding sequence ATGGACAATCCGGCCAGTGAACCGCCAGTAACCGCCGTACTGGGAGCCCACGTCGACGATGCCGGAACTTCCTTCAGCCTGTGGGCGCCGCGCGCCAACCGGGTCGAGTTGGTCCTCGTGGACGACCAACTGGATCAGCAGAACTACGATCTCGAGCAGTACCCGGACGGAGTCTGGCGCCGACATCTGCCCGACGTCGGCGGTGGCCAGCGCTACGGCTACCGGGTACATGGAGAGTGGGCGCCCGAGCTGGGCCAGCGGTTCAACCCGGCCAAGCTGCTGCTGGACCCCTACGCCAAGGCCATCACCGGTGGCGTGGACTACTCCGGACCGATCACCGACCACACTGCCGAGTCGAACTTCCAGCCCGATCCCACCGACTCTTTCGGCTCGGTGCCGCTGAGCGTGGTGGTCGCCGACTCACCGGCCCCGGCTCCGCTGGCCCAGCCGCGTCCGCTGGAAGAGCTGGTGGTCTACGAGGTGCACCTGCGCGGCTTCACCAAGCAGCATCCGGAGGTGCCCGAGCATCTGCGGGGAAGCTACGCCGGCCTGGCCTACTCCAGCGTCGTGGAGTACCTGGTCGGCCTCGGGGTCAACGCCGTCGAGCTGCTGCCCGTCCACCACTTCGTTTCCGAGCCGTTCGTGATCGGACGCGGCCTGGTCAACTACTGGGGCTACAACAGCCTGGGCTTCTTCGCCCCGCACGGCCACTACTCCTCGGCCGGGACCACGGGCGAGCAGGTGGCCGAGTTCAAGGCCATGGTGAGCGCACTGCACGAGGCCGGCATCGCCGTGATCCTGGACGTGGTCTACAACCACACCGGTGAGGGCGGCCATGAGGGTCCGACCCTGTGCCTGCGCGGGATCGACCATGGCGAGTACTACCGGCTGACCGAGGACCGCCGCAACGACTACGACGTGACCGGCTGCGGCAATGCCGTGGACACCTCCAAGCCGGCCGTGCTGCGAATGGTGCTGGACTCACTGCGCTACTGGGCCACCGAGATGGGGGTGGACGGCTTCCGCTTCGATCTGGCCACCACTCTGATCCGCGACGGCGCCCACCACGTCGATCAGAACCACGAGTTCAAGCAGGCCATCGCGGCCGATCCGGTGCTGTCCGGCAAGGTGATGATCGCCGAGCCGTGGGATCTGGGCCCGTACGGCTATCAGGTCGGCCGCTGGGGTGCCGACTGGACCGAGTGGAACGACCGCTTCCGCGGCTTCACCCGCGACTTCTGGCGCGGTGCGGTCGGCGGCGTCCAGGAGCTCGCCACCCGGCTGTCGGGCTCCTCCGACATCTTCGACCACGACGGACGTCCGGTGACCGCATCGCTGAACTTCGTCACTGCTCACGACGGCTTCACAATGCGTGACCTGGTCACCTACGACCTCAAGCACAACGAGGCCAACGCCGAGCGCAACCGTGACGGAGCCGACGACAACCGCTCCTGGAACCACGGCTACGAGGGCGAGACCGACGATCCCGGCATCATCGCCGCCCGGCAGCGGGCCGCCCGGAACCTGATGGCGACCCTGCTGCTCAGCGCGGGAGTTCCGATGATCACCGCCGGCGACGAGTTGGGACGCACCCAGGGCGGCAACAACAACGCCTACTGCCAGGACTCGCCGATCTCCTGGCTGAACTGGAACACTCGCCAGGAGTGGCCCGACCAGGAGGAGTTCACCCGACGCCTGCTCAAGCTGCGCGCCGAGCATCCGCTGCTGCGCCCGGGCAGCTGGCGCCGGCACGGCAAGGTGGTGGACGCCGCCGGCCGGAGCCTGGGCCGCTCACCGATCGCCTGGTTCAACGAGACCGGCTGGGAGATGACCAACGATCACTGGCACGACCAGGGACGGCGCACGCTGGGGATGTACCTCTCCAACGCCGACGAGGGCCTGTTGATCTGGTTCCACGCCGGGGCCGATCCGATCGAGACCGACCTTCCGGGAGCCCCGTGGGCTCTGGAGTACCAGGTGCTCACTCACAGCGGCACGGACGGCGAACTGCCCGAGGAGCCGATCGCACCCGGATCCACCCTCACCCTGCCCGGCGCCACAGTGGCCGTCCTGGCCGTGAAGGTCCGCACCGGGTCCCGGTAG
- a CDS encoding TetR/AcrR family transcriptional regulator: MSSDSALHGTGAALKRTRGGRDRLLQAATELFNAHSLAGTSLQMIANALGIRKASIYSHFESKEELINSLLVPVLDEAEAAVGRLQAGPDRDRAEAGARFLADFYVEHRRVVGLVLLDRGGLDPALNARVESLVAALGAVLAGNADPAAAARGEGTVYGMAAVVQRRPTLSDPELRDLLKEVLGIDD; this comes from the coding sequence GTGTCGTCGGACAGCGCACTGCACGGCACTGGCGCCGCGCTGAAGCGGACGCGAGGCGGTCGCGATCGCCTGCTCCAGGCCGCGACGGAGTTGTTCAACGCTCATTCGCTGGCGGGGACGTCGCTGCAGATGATCGCGAACGCCCTCGGCATCCGAAAGGCGTCGATCTACAGTCATTTCGAGTCCAAGGAGGAGCTGATCAACTCGCTCCTGGTCCCGGTGCTCGACGAGGCCGAAGCGGCCGTGGGACGGCTGCAGGCCGGTCCGGATCGGGACCGCGCGGAGGCCGGTGCCCGGTTCCTGGCGGACTTCTATGTCGAGCATCGGCGGGTGGTCGGCCTGGTGCTCCTGGATCGGGGCGGACTCGACCCGGCACTCAACGCCCGCGTCGAGAGCCTGGTGGCCGCGCTGGGCGCCGTCCTGGCCGGCAACGCCGATCCGGCGGCGGCGGCGCGGGGCGAAGGCACGGTCTACGGGATGGCCGCCGTCGTCCAGCGGCGTCCGACGCTCAGCGATCCGGAGTTGCGTGACCTCTTGAAGGAAGTCCTCGGGATCGACGACTGA
- a CDS encoding cytochrome c oxidase subunit 3 encodes MRPSEQLTVSSARGVPAAEEATAPRSDRRIPGVPELWALFGLDVANFTLLFAAFLLARAQAPATFATGHALLDPTRGGIDTLLLLTSSWFAANALHAARNGRREHVRGWVGGTALGAAIFVALKASEYTGVIEHGINIGTDLFFQYYFLITGLHLLHVIGGGVIFAIYWLRLRDPARALTVRWFETATLYWHVVDVLWIVIFPLLYLLK; translated from the coding sequence TTGCGACCTTCTGAGCAGCTGACGGTCTCCTCGGCGCGCGGCGTCCCCGCCGCCGAGGAGGCCACCGCACCTCGCAGCGATCGGCGGATCCCCGGTGTGCCAGAGCTATGGGCCCTCTTCGGCCTCGACGTGGCGAACTTCACCCTGCTGTTCGCCGCCTTCCTCCTGGCCCGGGCCCAGGCGCCGGCCACCTTCGCCACCGGACATGCACTCCTCGATCCGACTCGCGGTGGCATCGACACGCTGTTGCTGCTGACCAGCTCCTGGTTCGCGGCCAACGCCCTGCACGCGGCACGGAATGGGCGGCGCGAACACGTCCGCGGCTGGGTAGGCGGGACGGCTCTCGGGGCAGCGATCTTCGTCGCGCTCAAGGCATCGGAGTACACCGGTGTGATCGAGCACGGCATCAACATCGGAACCGATCTCTTCTTCCAGTACTACTTCCTGATCACCGGCCTGCATCTGCTCCATGTGATCGGCGGCGGCGTGATCTTCGCCATCTACTGGCTCCGACTCCGCGACCCGGCCCGGGCGCTGACCGTGCGCTGGTTCGAGACCGCCACCCTCTACTGGCACGTCGTGGACGTGCTGTGGATCGTCATCTTCCCGCTGCTCTACCTGCTGAAGTGA
- a CDS encoding cytochrome C oxidase subunit IV family protein, whose amino-acid sequence MQTIPRRQTRVWVVLLSATVLVTWAVTLLGLPVNVALTVTILVAGVKATLVAFEFMELRTAPRLIQAIALGWIVAVTGMILAFHLATP is encoded by the coding sequence ATGCAAACGATTCCTCGACGTCAGACCCGGGTGTGGGTTGTCCTCCTCTCCGCGACCGTTCTGGTCACCTGGGCGGTCACCCTGCTGGGGTTGCCGGTCAATGTGGCGCTCACCGTCACAATCCTCGTGGCGGGGGTCAAAGCCACGCTCGTTGCGTTCGAGTTCATGGAACTGCGGACCGCGCCACGGCTGATCCAGGCCATCGCGTTGGGCTGGATCGTTGCGGTCACCGGCATGATCCTCGCGTTCCACCTGGCCACCCCGTGA
- a CDS encoding alpha-1,4-glucan--maltose-1-phosphate maltosyltransferase: protein MSSSPSRKRPASPPVEPPAAVTPTSLVLTAPSVPSLGFGRIPVAGLSPVVEAGSYPAKASVGELIPIRAKVFREGHDAVNASVVLTTPDGTEQRHPMIAVEPRGLDPWEAWVRLDQPGHWRFRVEGWSDPWATWLHNAEAKLPAEIDVELVCLEGRHLLNDAATRALETGDQLDASVLRSTADLLLPNRAPADLLDAVAAKAITRAMASYGPRELVSPTADYPIQVDRRTALFSSWYEFFPRSQQASYHPKTKKWTSGTFDSSHQRLEDVAAMGFDVVYLPPIHPIGTAFRKGRNNSLTPTAADPGSPWAIGSAEGGHDAIHPDLGDWDSFDRFVAKARSLGMEIALDFALQASPDHPWVTTHPEWFTTRLDGTIAYAENPPKKYQDIYPINFDNDPVGIYHEVLRILKLWMSHGVRIFRIDNPHTKPVQFWAWILRELRESDPDVLFLAEAFTRPEMMHTLGKVGFHQSYTYFTWRNDKRELQEYLTELSQDTDAFYRPNFFVNTPDINPFFLQSGNPAAFAIRAILAATGSPSWGVYSGFELFEHKAFREGGEEYLDSEKYEYRPRDYHAEPNLNLLLGKLNRIRRDHPALQQLRRISFISTANDQVLAFAKNDGDDTVIVICSLDPEHTVESELYLDLPALGISSDTVDLRDELTGANFTWGGLNFVRLTPTNPAHILHVLGR, encoded by the coding sequence GTGAGCAGCAGCCCGTCGCGCAAGCGCCCCGCCAGCCCCCCGGTCGAGCCCCCTGCAGCGGTGACCCCGACCAGCCTCGTCCTGACCGCGCCCAGCGTGCCGAGTCTCGGCTTCGGCCGGATTCCGGTGGCCGGGCTCAGCCCGGTCGTCGAAGCCGGCAGCTACCCGGCCAAGGCCAGCGTCGGTGAACTGATCCCGATCCGAGCCAAGGTCTTCCGGGAGGGCCACGACGCGGTCAATGCCTCAGTGGTGCTGACCACCCCGGACGGCACTGAGCAGCGTCACCCGATGATCGCGGTCGAGCCACGAGGCCTCGACCCGTGGGAGGCCTGGGTGCGGCTCGACCAGCCCGGCCACTGGCGGTTCCGGGTGGAGGGCTGGTCCGACCCGTGGGCCACTTGGCTCCACAATGCCGAGGCCAAGCTGCCCGCCGAGATCGACGTGGAGCTGGTTTGTCTGGAAGGCCGGCACCTGCTCAACGATGCGGCCACCCGGGCACTGGAGACCGGTGATCAGCTGGACGCATCGGTGTTGCGATCCACGGCCGACCTGCTGCTACCCAACCGGGCTCCGGCCGATCTGCTGGACGCGGTGGCGGCCAAAGCGATCACCCGGGCCATGGCCTCCTACGGCCCGCGGGAGCTGGTCTCCCCCACCGCCGACTACCCGATCCAGGTGGATCGCCGGACCGCGCTGTTCTCCAGCTGGTACGAGTTCTTCCCGCGCTCCCAGCAGGCCAGCTATCACCCCAAGACCAAGAAGTGGACCTCGGGCACCTTCGACTCCAGCCATCAGCGCCTGGAGGACGTGGCCGCCATGGGCTTCGACGTGGTCTACCTGCCGCCGATCCATCCGATCGGCACCGCCTTCCGCAAGGGACGCAACAACAGCCTGACTCCGACCGCGGCCGACCCGGGCTCACCGTGGGCGATCGGCTCGGCCGAGGGCGGCCACGACGCCATCCATCCGGATCTGGGCGACTGGGACTCCTTCGACAGGTTCGTGGCCAAGGCCCGCAGCCTGGGCATGGAGATCGCCCTCGACTTCGCCCTCCAGGCGTCCCCCGATCATCCGTGGGTCACCACCCACCCGGAGTGGTTCACCACCCGGCTGGACGGAACCATCGCCTACGCCGAGAACCCGCCCAAGAAGTATCAGGACATCTACCCGATCAACTTCGACAACGATCCGGTCGGGATCTACCACGAGGTCCTGCGGATCCTGAAGCTGTGGATGTCGCACGGCGTGCGGATTTTCCGGATCGACAACCCGCACACCAAGCCGGTGCAGTTCTGGGCCTGGATCCTGCGCGAACTGCGCGAAAGCGACCCGGACGTGCTGTTCCTGGCCGAGGCCTTCACCCGTCCCGAGATGATGCACACGCTGGGCAAGGTGGGCTTCCACCAGAGCTACACCTACTTCACCTGGCGAAACGACAAGCGAGAACTCCAGGAGTACCTGACCGAGCTCAGCCAGGACACCGACGCCTTCTACCGTCCGAACTTCTTCGTGAACACCCCGGACATCAACCCCTTCTTCCTGCAGTCGGGCAACCCGGCCGCCTTCGCCATCCGGGCCATCCTTGCCGCTACCGGTTCACCCAGCTGGGGGGTCTACTCCGGCTTCGAACTGTTCGAGCACAAGGCCTTTCGCGAGGGCGGCGAGGAGTATCTGGACTCGGAGAAGTACGAGTACCGGCCCCGCGACTACCACGCCGAGCCGAACCTCAACCTGCTGCTGGGCAAGCTGAACCGGATTCGCCGCGATCATCCGGCCTTGCAGCAGCTGCGCCGGATCAGCTTCATCTCGACGGCCAATGATCAGGTGCTGGCCTTCGCCAAGAACGATGGCGACGACACCGTGATCGTGATCTGCAGCCTGGACCCCGAGCACACCGTGGAGAGCGAGCTCTACCTGGATCTGCCGGCGCTGGGCATCAGCTCCGACACCGTCGACCTGCGGGACGAGCTCACCGGGGCGAACTTCACCTGGGGCGGGCTCAACTTCGTCCGGCTCACTCCGACCAACCCCGCCCACATCCTGCATGTCCTGGGCCGCTGA